Part of the Gemmatimonas sp. UBA7669 genome, GGCTTTCTCAGCACCCTGCTAAAGGCGGATTCGCTGACCGCGACGACATGGAGCGAGGGCACCCTCTATCGGGGCCGGGGCATACGTGTGGACTTGAGACGAGACCAGGTAAACGGCGGTTCCGGTTGGCAGCTGACGACGTCAGCATTCCGCAGCGCGAACTTCGATCCCCTCCGCGTGCGCCTCAGCGACTTTGAAAGTCTGTTGGACGTGCGGCCTTTTCAGTCGGATGGCCAACGCGGACACGCGCTGGTGCCCATCGGGGTCTCGAACGGGACACGTCCGGTGGTGCTGCCGGGTCTGAACGCGCTCACGTCCACCCAGCAGTTCGAGGCCCTGGCTCTTTCGGAGCTCGACCCCGCCGCTCCCCGGGTGCAGTTGGCGCTGTGGAAACGGGAGGGGCAGTTCCGACTTACCGCCAGTCTGCCGGACAGTGTTCCTGCCGCCCCGCGGCCACGGCCCTGAGCCACGCCAAAACTGATCGGACGATGTGAGGGCCGGGGGTGACACCGCACGCCGGGGCCACCCGTAGATACATTGCCTCGTCGCCCAGGTCCCGGGCCTCAGTTCTCCCCGAGAGGAATGTCATGCTGCGTGTCGCCCCCCGATCCCTCCTGACCGGTCGCCGTCCGGCCGTCCTTGCCTCACTCGCGCTGGCGTTGGCGGTTGCCGCCTGCGGTAGCGACAGCACCACCGCGCCCAACCCGGGGCCTTCGCGGCCCACCCTGGAAAAGCCGCCGGTGGTGGCGCCCAACGCCACCGGGCGCGGCGAGCTGGTGAGCGCCACGCCGTTCCCGGCGGTCATTACACGAATCGAAGCGGGCGCGGTCATTGCCGGTGCCGGCGGCGCGGGGGTGTTCACGCCGCGCTTCGACGTCCAGGGCTTCACGGTGCGTTATCGCACGCCGGGCCTCAACGGACAACTCACTGAGGCCACGGGCGCAGTCTATCTGCCTGTTGGCGCCACGGCGGCGCTGCCTACGGTGGCCTACATGCATGGCACGGTCACCGCGCGCAACAATGTGCCCAGCAATCCGTTTGCGGCCGAAGGCCGTGTGTTCGGCACGGTGTTCGGTACCGATGGGCATATCGTCGTCATGCCCGACTACCTCGGACTCGGCGGCAGCACCGGTGTGCAGCTCTATCTGCATCAGCAGACGCATGCGTCGGCGGCCATCGACCTGATGCGCGCGGCGCGCACACTGGCCACGCAGCGCAGCGTGAGTGTCGATCGCAATCGTCTGTTTGTGACCGGCTATTCGCAGGGGGGCGCGGTGGCGCTCGGCGTGCTGCGCGAACTCGAACGCAATTACACCACGGAGTTCCCGGT contains:
- a CDS encoding lipase family protein, with amino-acid sequence MLRVAPRSLLTGRRPAVLASLALALAVAACGSDSTTAPNPGPSRPTLEKPPVVAPNATGRGELVSATPFPAVITRIEAGAVIAGAGGAGVFTPRFDVQGFTVRYRTPGLNGQLTEATGAVYLPVGATAALPTVAYMHGTVTARNNVPSNPFAAEGRVFGTVFGTDGHIVVMPDYLGLGGSTGVQLYLHQQTHASAAIDLMRAARTLATQRSVSVDRNRLFVTGYSQGGAVALGVLRELERNYTTEFPVRGAAGMSGPYDLSGTVRTALLLNPPYPPAVGYTALITGSMATVYNLGALSQFVRPEAVTVTNAILNGSATDAQLATLPRTPQDLLVTSFVTKLAVDTNDLFWQALVDNDVYDWKPNTPVRLYYGGADIDVPPQNAITAQGIMQARGTESVAAVNVGSTLTHGTAVIPATLATKRFLDSLFVRP